The genomic interval TGTGATGGCTGCTGAGATATTCACACAGTCAGGATCAGAACTGACATCATGGCCACAGCTGTCGGTATCCGCACCTTGTGAACAATAAAAGACGCTGGCACTTGTGGCTGAATATTGAAGGCCTTGTGGAAGCACATCAACCAAATTGTCCACGTCATAGGCAGTGCGATCGCCAATATTTTCAATGTGCACCGCATAATTGACATTGCCAGCCAAAGTCACCGGGTCTTGGGTCCCGGCAATTGCACATTTGCTAAGCACCAACTCTGGGCGGTTGAAGTTTTGAAAGTCTGGCTGAGCAGGATCGTCTATGGCCACGGGTATGGTGTTAAGATCAGCATCGCCGGCTTCATCAGCGTCAAGGAAACTGTCGCCATCGGAGTCAAGGTCTCTAAAGTCTGGAATCCCATCGGGCACAGCTTCACTGTCAAACAAATTACTGTAAAGAATAACAACAGAGCTGGTGTCATAGCTTGGATACATTTCTGAAGCATCGCTTTCATGCATGTCATAGATGGTGTCACCATCACTGTCTAAATCAAAGATATCCGGCGTGCCATCAGGCGTATCTTCAGAGTCTGCCAATTCACTGAACAAGAGATCACCGCCACCGTTGGCTGCGCTGTACTCAGCGTCGCTGATGCTGCCATTGACATCGGTATCAATGTCACTGTTGTAAGCTTCTATCCAATCGGCAATACCATCACCATCGCTGTCTATGTCAATGTAGTCTGGATCTGTATCGCTGGTGTGCGCTCCTGGCGCTGCTGCGTCACTGTTTGGCGCTGCTGCTTCATCCAATTGCAATAAACCATCGCCATCACCGTCGGTCAATGCACCACAAGCTGTAACTTCTGTTGAAGTGATAAAGCCATTGTCATCGCTATCACACACATAACGGCCATTCTCAACAAAGTCATAGACTCCGTCGTTATCTGAGTCTCTGTCTAAGAAATTGAGCAGACCATCGCCATCGCTGTCTGGGATTTCATCAAAGTTTAAAACACTGTTGTCGTCATTGGCTCCACCGCTGACGTCATCTCCGGCGCCATCGTCAATATCATTTCCTTCAGCTGTTGTGATCAAGTTGTCCGCATTGTCATCATAAACCGTTAAACCCGATTCATCCAAATCTGGAATACCGTCTCCATCAGCATCTAGGTCTAGATAATTGGCCATGCCATCGCCATCAACGTCGTCAAACGCTCCGCCTGGCAGTTCCGTAACGCTGATAGCCCCATCCATATTGCTATCCAAACCACTGGCCGCAATTTCTGCAGTACTTAATAGGCCATTGCCATCGCTGTCATAGACATGGAACATGTGTTCTAATAAATCAGGAATACCATCATTATCTGAATCCAAATCCAAATAATCTGGCGTGCCATCACTGTCACTGTCTGTACCAGGACCACCTTCATCACCGTCCAAAATACCATCACCATCTGAGTCGTTATCCAAATAGTCTGGGGTACCGTCTCCATCTGAATCAATCATTGTTCCCATTGAGGTGGTGATTTCATCGGCATCAGTTACGCCATCATTATCATCATCGGTATCTTGGTAATCTGGTGTGCCATCACCATCGGCATCGCCTGTGCCTTCAGTAGCATCATCGGTACCGTTGTCATCTGAGTCAGTATCCAAGTAATTGGGGACACCATCGCCATCAGCATCGCCAGAGCCTTCATTGCCATTGGCAATGCCGTCACCGTCATGGTCAACATCTAAAGCAGGAGAGGTATCATCCGTTGCACCAAAGGTTGCTTCACCGGCAACAACGCCATCTAAACTGCTGTAACTGGCCAAAGATGCCGTATTGCTGATGCTACTGACATAAGGCATGACTGGATCTGTACAACCATTGACTACACCATCATCATCCGGATGAGAACCAATGGGTGAGTTTACGCCGTCACTATCACTGGCGGATTCACAGGATACTTCGGTTTGAATTTGATACACCACATAGGCCTCTTCCCCTAAGTCATCGCCAGCAGCGGGGTCAACAAAAGGAAATGTTAAGTTTTGACGGCTGTCTCCACCAAACGGTGAGCTTTCAGCACTTTCACCACTTCTCACGCTGGCACTGATATCCGTAAGCATGGCCGTACAATCACTTTGCTCCCAAGCCGAACAGTTACCCGCATTAACAGAGCTGGCACCAGAAGAGCAATAATATGCGTTCACGGTATTGGCAGCGTATTGCAAACCTTGTGGTAAAACATCACTGATATCAGACAAATCAAATGCCGTACTTAAAAACGACCCACTGTTTTTAACAACAATGTTATAGCCAAGCGTATCACTTAAATTAAACGGCTCTAAAGCTTCTGTACTTGCATCTGCACATTTAATAACAGTGATGTCGGGTTTGTTGAGGGTAAAGGTTTCGTTGTCTGAATCCACGGTGATATCGTCCGAACCGTCATTGAATCTGAATTGGCCCTCTAAATTTTTGTTATTCGCAGAAACATTGCGAGTTTGCGCTTGAAAAGAAAAGGTTGCAGTTCTCCCACTAAGGTCGGTGGCCGTGTTGGAGGCTGTCCCTAAATCGATGAATGCTTGAGTATTTGAACTGGCATCAAGCGAATTTTCAGGGTCATTGCCAAAACAAAGTTCTGTTCCTCCCAAAACGCAGTATGGCCCAGTGCCACTCACACCGCCACTGACCGCAATGGTGTAATCCCCTGGAGTGTTTGATCCCCAAAAATTACCAGAAATCTCTCTTAAGATCGCTCGCGTCGATGCTGCTTGTCCCTGTGGAAAGTTGACCACAACATCAAAAGTCACAAAATCGCCTACGGTGCCACTGACCGGGCTAACGCCAACCGTACCCAGACTTGGCGCTTCAATTTGGGCTTCGCTTTCATCGTCTACTGGGGAAAACGTGGTACCCCCTAAAACCGATGCAAACACAGCTTGAGCACTGTTGGTGTAAGTGTTACCCCAAATGGCATCAGGCACCAAGCGTAAATCAAAGCGAATTTCACAGGTATCGCCAGATGCAATACTCATGTCAATGATTTCAATTGTGGTTTCATCAACATTGCTGGTGATGTCAGGCACACTGCTGTTGGAGCATTCAGGGCTCAGACTAATATTATAGCCACAGGCAACATCCATACAGGCTGCCGATGTACTCGGAGCAACAAAGCCCGTGTTTATCACATCTGTAAACACAACATCCAAAGCTTCTTGCTGACCACTGTTTTCTAGAGTAACCAAGTAAGATAAGACCGCATTGGCATCAACATCACTGATGTTGCCATCGGTGATGCTTGCATTGGGGTCATCTGTAGATTCAACCCCTTTATCAATATTTAAAAATGGGGCATCGCCAATAAACAGATAGGTTCCTGTGGCACCCACCAATGCAGTGTTGGCACTGTTGTTGTATTGGGTCACCACCATGTTGTTTTGCAACAACCCATCCAGAAAAGGTTCGTTGGTCACTGTTTTGGTAAAAAACAACTCCACTGTGCCCGAACCGCCCCCTGCAATTTCAAAGTCTACAAAAGCAAAGTTGATGCTGTTGTTAGGATTACTGCACGTAAGCGTAATATCCCCACTGGCCAAAGCCGGATCATTGGTACCAAAACTCCACATATTGTTGGCTGGGATGGCGGCGCCATCGTAGGTGAGGCAAGGAGACTCATCAAACAAGGGGTTGGCCAAGTAGTTGGTTAAATTTAAATCTTCTACGTCTCCCCCTGGAATCAACACCGTAATTTTATACGTCACTTCATCACCGGCCTCAACATGAACCGCACCCATGCCCACAGGACTGCCATTAACATGGGAAATTTCAACCTGAGTATCTTGTAAGGATACAATGCTTGGATTGTCTTGCTCAGTATTATCAGGATAAGTATCATCATTGGCACTTTCCCCCATATTTCCACCAACAACATCGTAATTTGTTAGGGTGGCGTTGGGTAACGGAAAGACATCACCGGCATCAATGGATACATCTGTGGTAGGAGGTAGAGTCTCAAAGTCTTCATCAACGATGGCTTGGTAGATGATCTGTATACCTGTGCTTGATCCTGAGCTGAACACACCATCCCCTGAGAGCGTAGTGTCCGCAAAAGAAAAATTGACCGTATCGGCCATAAGGCTACCTATATCTAAAGAAAAATCACTGCTGCCATCAGGGTACGTATTTTGTGTCAAATGACCAAAAGCCAGTAAATCTGCTTCATTGATGTTGGTGATAACACCGCCTTCGTTAACCACCACCATCATGCTACTGGTTGCATAACTCAGTCCATCTGGTAAAGCATCCCCTATCACCAAATTATTCACTTCATAATAGTCGCTAAGAGCCACATCCACTGTAAACTCAAGGCTGTCTAAAGGCGTTAAACCAGATCCCCCCATGTCTGTTGCAAGACTCCAGCTTTTCTCTATATCCAAGCCATAGGCTCTATACGTTGCGGTATCTAAAACAGGTGAGCTTAGTTCATCAGCATTGGCAACCACACCGGTTGTTTCTGCTGTAGCACTAAGTGTATTGGGGTCAACAATCTCTGAAGCATCATCTCTAAACTGTTTGTATACCCCCATATAACTGATATTAAAATTTGCATTGATGCTGGCGTAGCTGATGCCAATGGTCCCTCCGGTGGCAGAAGAAATATCTGGCGTGTAGACACAGCTCGTTGGTGCTGGTGTAATGCTAAATGAACTACAATCTCCTGGATCGCTTACTTCTAAAATTTCTGGAATAGTCTCCTCAATGGTGACGTTATTTAAAGTGACAACATTTGAAATTGAACCGGCAATATTCACCGTTTCTGGGTATGTTGGTCCTGCTCCCAAGGCAATGTTGGCACTTAAACTGCCATTGGTACTTGTCACGGTTTTATTTATTTTTAAAGCTTGGGCGGTAACATCATCGGTTTGCGCCAAAGAACAAAGGGTATCCGAAGCGCCGCAATCTCCAGGTGCACCATTGACCAAACCACCAAGCACGTACATGGCTTGGGCTTGTCTGAATGTGTAAGGTGTTCCTGCAACGGCAATGGGTTGGCTCATGCCATCTAAGGTAAAATCAAAGCCTACGGTGCATCGTATTTCAGGTTGATCTGGAGCATGCGAACCCAAGTTGGGCTTTATCGCAACAAAGGTTTCTCCTGCTTGCAGGGTAAAAATTTCTCCAGTGAACGGATTTTCTACATCCAGCGTATCCACTGCTGAGGGATTGTTTTGTACATCAATACTGGATACACCCAGATTTTGACAAGCATTACTGCCATTGTAGGTAAACTCTTTTGGAGCAATGAAGTGGAAGGCCGGAAAAAAACCAGAGTCTGTGGCGTCGGTATTATCCAATATCATCCTGACATCAAATGATTGGTTTAACAATGGATCTGCATTATTGCTTGGGGCATTAAATGTTAAAGTTGGAACTGGCGCTGCATAGGCTGACAAAGCCCATAGACCAACAAACAGTAAAAAGACGACTTGAATCAATTTATGTTTCATAACAAACTCTCTTAAGCTTAAATTTTAATGTAATCATCTCATCTTTGAGATTGATGTTTTTTGTCACGAGGCTTTAAAAACGTGCAACAACTTGAAATCGTGAATGAAAAGCTTTGTAATGGCAAGTTTTTTTACCAAAGAAGCAATATTGTCTCTTTAAGAAAACAGCGTTTACTTTTTATCCAGTAATTGTTTAAAATCATTACTCATTTTTTTATTTTTTCACCTTGCACAATGCGTTATTTTTGTTATATACCGTATACAGTGTGTGGCATGTATGCCGCGCTTGGCTGGAGTGTTCCAAAGGTCGATATGTTTAAGTTATTAATTTTATTGAACTAAAAAATTTGGAAACTTGGTACGGGCTTTGCTTTAAAGTATTACACGGACAAAGGTTTTAAATACCTAGGAAGAATATAAAAAGGTTAGGTTTATGAAATATATGCAAACATACAAACAAACATCTCTCTTGCTTTTACTGACAGCTCTCAGTGTAGGCTTGACAGCCTGTTTTCCTGATAGCCGTCCTCAACAAGGGCTTATCGGCAACGGCACCTACAACGGCGGCCGTAACGTTGAAATTAGTGGAAACGGCGTAGATGGTAATGGTCGAGTTACAGGTCTTGGCGACCCTAATACAACAGGAAACACAACCATAACACCTGAAGATAAAGATAAAGATAAAGATAAAAACAATGGTTTACGTTTTACCAAAAGAACAGAAGAATTATGGGAGATTGCCTGTAGCCAAGCAACTTTAGGTGATCTTGGCATGACAATTCCTGACCCAAATCACGTAGCAAGACAAATTCCTGACCCAGCTGACCCTTCAAAACAAATTTCTGACCCAAATCACAAACCAAAACAAATTCCTGATCCAAGAGCCATTGACCCTAGAGGAGAACCTGATACGGATAATGACGGTATTTCTGACAACTGTGAACTGTATCTATCGAACCATAAAGCTTTTGAAAGCATGAACCCTCAGTTATACAACGGCTATGGTGTTGGTGTGGTAAGACTAAGCGCCTCCGTTTTAAGTGCAACGGCTATCAGTGCTGCAACCATCAATGGTAGTGAAGCACCAAAATACAAAGAAGCTTGGAAACAGTTGGCCACAGATTGGGCTGATCAAGCCAAAGGTACTGGTTTTATCAATAATATTACCAGCCGCTCAGAAAATGTCCGTTTATGGCTCGGTAGAGCCATGTGCGCCTTGAATGTTTCTGGCAAAGTTAATGCAAATGATCGCAAAAACACTTCTGACTCCGGTGGTGTTGTAGGCATGATTTACCGTGAACACATGAAAGATGAATCCTTGCATCAGCAGATGGAACCCTCTAAAACCTTTAGCAGTAAAATTTTAGGTGTTCCTGGTCACCCAGACGAAGAACCTTTTGCAATTATTTCAGGTGGCATTACCCAAGCTTTGATTCACAATGCTTTTTCTGATGGCAGTGACAAGTTTTTAAATGGACCGGCTGATGATTATACGCGTGAAGACGTAGACATGATGTATGTTGCTGAAGCTTTGATTAATCCTAAAAAACCCCTAAAAGCTCAACTTGTACACTTGAATAACCTTAACCAACCCACCACCGGTGAAGTAAAATCTGCGTTTTTGATGACCTATGATGGTGATACAGAAATTTCTTCTGTGAATGTCAAAGGCAGTTTTGATTTTTTAAATAACAAAATTCGCTTAAAAAATCTTGGTGTAACGGCGGATATTCACAAAATTCAACAAGAATGTGTATTTAATAAAAAAACCGGTAATACCCAAACCGTTATTCCAGCCAGTAGCAAACCGGTTCACTTTATGTTGGCTTCTTTCTTCTTGGGTAAACACAGTAAAGACACGTTTTTTAGAGATAATTTGATGGTGCAATACATGAAGCCAGAACACTACAGCACCAGTAAAGAAGGCCCATCCGATGAAGAAAGCTATCATGGTCGTATGCAAGAGTATGAAAAATATACAGACCAAGAAACCGCTGCGGCTAAATCCATGAAAAACCTGGCTGAATCAACCTTTGAATTTATGCCACAAAACATTGCCACTTTAACCGATACACAACCAAACTGGGGAGATCGCGACCCAGCTAAACACAGTAATAGAGTGTTGATGCCTTTCTACCCAAAGAAATCTGAACTGCGTAATATTGCTAAACATAGTGAATATTCAGGCAATGAGTATTGGCAAAAATATAAAACTAGTGGTAAAAAATGGCCGGATTTGTTGACTGACCCTGTATCCATCAGTCCAAGTGATACACTAACTTTTCCTCCTATTGCAGCTTTGGATAACCTCTTAAACCCTGATGGCATTGACTCTTATGAAGGATTGGTAGAAAACTCTGTGGAAATCGGTGATGGTGGTCATGATAATTCAATGGCAGGAGAACCAATGCGTGAAGCCGATTATGTGGACCCGGAAGAAACTGACTGGTTAGAAGAGGAAAGACGAGGTTTGGGGGACGTTTAAACCCAAAAACATAAACCTAATGCTTAATTTTGAAAAAGGACATGTAACTAAAGTGCGTGTCCTTTTTTATTTTGGTTCTCCTAGGGTATGGCGTGCCTAGAGGAAAAGCTACTACTGAATCAATTTCCAATCTTTGCCTTCCAAAGTAAACTTGAGGACCTGTGTGTCTGATTTTAAGCCATGATTCCAGGTGGCTTCTAAACTTGCCTGCGTACCTTGATAATAAACCTCCCCCAAAGTGAACAAAGTGTTTTTGCTCACTTCCTGCATTTCTTTGCGTTTGTTTTTGGGGATTTTTTTAAGTTGCCGGCGCACCTGACTCTGTCTAAATTTGGCATAACACTTGACCATGGCTTTGATATCACCCTTGACGGAGGCCCGGCGCCAGGTTTCAAAAGTGTGCTTGGGGGTTACATAGGGACCTTGCTGCATGTCTTGATCACTTGGACCATTGAACAGTTGTTCAAACAACTCCTTATCCTGTGGGCTGGGTGGACTTAACAAGCCTTCTGTTTGTTGTTCAACAGCTGGTTTATCTACGGCTTTTTTTGTTTTTGATGGTTGATCAGTATGATCATTAAACAGAATTTGACTGATGTGCTGCTTTAATACTTGGCTTTTTTCACCTTTGTCGTTTTCTATGCTGACGGTTTGTGCATCCATGGCAACAATTTTACCCACAATGGGCGCTTTGCCATTTTTTAAAATGAGGGTGGCCGTATTTGCATGCGCTAAGTGATGATTATTAAAAAAAATTATACTTGAAAAAATAAAAATGCCTACAGTTTTAAAGAACTTTACGTTATGAAACAGCGTGATGAAAAAATTGTATGTATGTTTAAGTCTTACCATAACGCTTAGTTTACTCCAGACCGCGTGTATCAAAAAGAATAAAGCACCGGTCAGTCAAAAAAAAGTGCTCAATCATGCTTTAGAGTCAGAAATCAAAGGCTTTGATCCTTTGTTTTGTGATGACAAATACACCCATGAAGTCCAATCGCAAATCTTTGAAAAATTGTTTGAATACCATTACCTTAAACGCCCCTACCAGCTTCAACCTATGCTGGCCAAAAAAATGCCTGAAATCTCTGACGATGGTTTAACCTACACCATCAAGTTGCGCAAGGATGTTTACTTCCAAAAAGACCCTGCTTTTGGCCAAGGTGAAGCGCAGAGCCAACGCAAATTCAATGCCCATGATGTGGTTTACACCTATACACGTTTTGCTGACCCGCATTTAAAACACACCAGCTGGTGGATTTTGCAAGATCAAATTGAAGGTTTGGATGAAGCCCATGAAAAAATGAAAACCATGACGCCTCCCATTGACTATAAAAAAATAAAGGTTGCTGGTTTAACAGCTTTGGATGACCGAACCGTGCAAATCAAACTCAAACGCAAAAACAAACAATTTTTGTACCTCTTGGCCATGCCCAACACCGGAATTGTGGCGCATGAAGTGGTCAATCAATACAAAGAAGACTTTATCAATCATCCGGTGGGGACCGGCCCCTTTGTTTTAAAAAACTGGGTTCGCAATCAAAAGTTTGAGTTTGTTAAAAATCCTACGTATCGCAACGTATTTTATCCCAAATATGGTGAACCTACAGATGAAGCACAAGGTTTGCTCAAAACCGCCAATCAAAAACTGCCCTTGGTAGATGAACTGGTGTTTTGGGTTTATACTGAGCGTCAGCCGATGTGGCTGAATTTTAGAAAAGGTAAGTTGGATTTTTCTGTGATTTCAAAAGACGCTTATCAAAGTGTGGTCAATAAAGATGGTTCATTAAAACAAGAGTATGTCGATAAAAACATGGTTTTAAAAACCGGTGACAACTTAGATATAGTCATGAAAGTCTTTAACATGGCTGATCCAGTCATTGGTAAAAATAAACCGTTGCGCAAAGCCATCAGTGCCTCAATGAACCGTGAAGAAAAAATTGATCTGTTTTACAATGGCAGAGCCTATGTTTCTCATGGCCCCATTCCCAATGGTCTTGAAGGCTATGACCCTGATTTGAAAGACCCCAACGGCTACAATGTAGAAAATGCAAAAAAATGGTTCAAAGAAGCGCAGGCATTGCATAAAAAAAATCATGGTACCGAGAACATCCCCCCTTTATTGCAAGACATCACAGCTCGCTCTTTTAGCCGACAAATGGCAGAAGCTATGGACTATGAACTCAAAGAAATTGGCTACAGCAGCACCACGCGTGTGGGCACTTGGCCACAGTTTTCTGAGCGCATGAAAAAAAGCCAGGGTCAGTTTTATCCTTATGCCTGGAATGCCGACTATCCTGATCCAGAAAACTTCCTACAATTATTATACGGAGGCAACAAAGCGCCCGGTCCTAATTCTGCCAACTTTGAAAATGCCGAGTATGACAAGCTGTATCTGGAAATGAAAAACATGCCTGATGGGCAAGAACGCAATGCCATCATTGGCAAAATGGTGAAAATTATTCATGAAGAATGCCCTTGGGTTTTCTTTATTCACCGCAAAAGAGGTATGCTGGCGCAAGGCTGGCTAAAAAACTACAAAGCCCATGCCATGAATACGGCACCCATGAAATACTTGGACATTGATTTAGAGGCCAAAAACAAAACCTTGTCTACTTTATAAACTACCGTATAAGGCGCAAAAATCTAAATTTTGCGCCTTGTATTTTTTGGGAAACACTGCATGTGGAATTATTTTTTTAGACGTTTGTTACAAACCATCCCCATTGTTTTTGGGGTGGCCCTTATTACCTTTACCTTGTTTCATTTTGTTGGCGGAGACCCTATTATTCAACTTCTTGGACCGCATGCAACTGCCAGTGAAATAGCCCGTTTGCGTGAACAGTATGGACTCAATGATCCGATTTACATTCAGTTTTTTAGATACCTCAAAGAAATCATTACCTTTGATTTTGGTCGTTCTTTTCAAAGCCATCAAATGATTTCCACCATGATCAAGCAAGGGGCTTTGGTGTCTTTAAGTTTAACTTTGCCCGCTTTTTTCATGAGTTTGATCGTGGCCATTGTTTTTTCTATGCTCAGCGCATTTTATCGTGATACTTGGCTG from bacterium carries:
- a CDS encoding OmpA family protein — its product is MKHKLIQVVFLLFVGLWALSAYAAPVPTLTFNAPSNNADPLLNQSFDVRMILDNTDATDSGFFPAFHFIAPKEFTYNGSNACQNLGVSSIDVQNNPSAVDTLDVENPFTGEIFTLQAGETFVAIKPNLGSHAPDQPEIRCTVGFDFTLDGMSQPIAVAGTPYTFRQAQAMYVLGGLVNGAPGDCGASDTLCSLAQTDDVTAQALKINKTVTSTNGSLSANIALGAGPTYPETVNIAGSISNVVTLNNVTIEETIPEILEVSDPGDCSSFSITPAPTSCVYTPDISSATGGTIGISYASINANFNISYMGVYKQFRDDASEIVDPNTLSATAETTGVVANADELSSPVLDTATYRAYGLDIEKSWSLATDMGGSGLTPLDSLEFTVDVALSDYYEVNNLVIGDALPDGLSYATSSMMVVVNEGGVITNINEADLLAFGHLTQNTYPDGSSDFSLDIGSLMADTVNFSFADTTLSGDGVFSSGSSTGIQIIYQAIVDEDFETLPPTTDVSIDAGDVFPLPNATLTNYDVVGGNMGESANDDTYPDNTEQDNPSIVSLQDTQVEISHVNGSPVGMGAVHVEAGDEVTYKITVLIPGGDVEDLNLTNYLANPLFDESPCLTYDGAAIPANNMWSFGTNDPALASGDITLTCSNPNNSINFAFVDFEIAGGGSGTVELFFTKTVTNEPFLDGLLQNNMVVTQYNNSANTALVGATGTYLFIGDAPFLNIDKGVESTDDPNASITDGNISDVDANAVLSYLVTLENSGQQEALDVVFTDVINTGFVAPSTSAACMDVACGYNISLSPECSNSSVPDITSNVDETTIEIIDMSIASGDTCEIRFDLRLVPDAIWGNTYTNSAQAVFASVLGGTTFSPVDDESEAQIEAPSLGTVGVSPVSGTVGDFVTFDVVVNFPQGQAASTRAILREISGNFWGSNTPGDYTIAVSGGVSGTGPYCVLGGTELCFGNDPENSLDASSNTQAFIDLGTASNTATDLSGRTATFSFQAQTRNVSANNKNLEGQFRFNDGSDDITVDSDNETFTLNKPDITVIKCADASTEALEPFNLSDTLGYNIVVKNSGSFLSTAFDLSDISDVLPQGLQYAANTVNAYYCSSGASSVNAGNCSAWEQSDCTAMLTDISASVRSGESAESSPFGGDSRQNLTFPFVDPAAGDDLGEEAYVVYQIQTEVSCESASDSDGVNSPIGSHPDDDGVVNGCTDPVMPYVSSISNTASLASYSSLDGVVAGEATFGATDDTSPALDVDHDGDGIANGNEGSGDADGDGVPNYLDTDSDDNGTDDATEGTGDADGDGTPDYQDTDDDNDGVTDADEITTSMGTMIDSDGDGTPDYLDNDSDGDGILDGDEGGPGTDSDSDGTPDYLDLDSDNDGIPDLLEHMFHVYDSDGNGLLSTAEIAASGLDSNMDGAISVTELPGGAFDDVDGDGMANYLDLDADGDGIPDLDESGLTVYDDNADNLITTAEGNDIDDGAGDDVSGGANDDNSVLNFDEIPDSDGDGLLNFLDRDSDNDGVYDFVENGRYVCDSDDNGFITSTEVTACGALTDGDGDGLLQLDEAAAPNSDAAAPGAHTSDTDPDYIDIDSDGDGIADWIEAYNSDIDTDVNGSISDAEYSAANGGGDLLFSELADSEDTPDGTPDIFDLDSDGDTIYDMHESDASEMYPSYDTSSVVILYSNLFDSEAVPDGIPDFRDLDSDGDSFLDADEAGDADLNTIPVAIDDPAQPDFQNFNRPELVLSKCAIAGTQDPVTLAGNVNYAVHIENIGDRTAYDVDNLVDVLPQGLQYSATSASVFYCSQGADTDSCGHDVSSDPDCVNISAAITASEIIESSPFGADSRQNLEFVVRNTMGMNEIAPDAYYAISIPTAVSCESAADNSGLDFPIGVHPDNDGIVNGCSDPVMPGVASISNLIAGLDYSTYAGLDPNETVYSSADSNSVALDTDHDGDGQLTGDEGTADADSDGVPNYLDTDSDDNGVSDSLDSTGDADSDGTPDYIDADDDNDGLSDSEELTIGGSGTDTDGDGMDDSMDPDSDGDGFIDGEDGGNGVDTDGDGQEDSLDNDSDNDGILDMIEIGLGVCDTNMDGQLSDMEIRDDMNCFDTNDDGAISESELPGGVLPDADGDGTPDYQDTDSDNDGISDLEDNFFGQLTPAQLATVDANDNGQIESPEQAALYALLGDGDGVLEDSDLSDTDNDGTPNHLDIDSDGDGIPDLIEGARFVCDANEDANLTTTEVMACVAASDTNMDGLLQNNELPLGDQDNDTFFNYVDIDADGDGIGDIIEGHVSDIDGNANGSISLAEYQAAYPSGMIISDLADSETVPDATPDYFDLDSDNDNILDLHESDATETYPMYNAGTLVTLYANLFDSETVPDGIPDFRDTDSDNDTILDSNEAGDAMSNTIPVDTDMDGIPNFQDTDADDDGLLDMDEATLMSDPTLADTDMDGCTDSCEVFGTNPPAEASCPFIGHPSAPGTVMSPISDPTDADTDDGGTNDCDEANEPSDPRNPNDDPFLDEDADNDGVTNGDEATAGTDPNDPDSDGDGCTDGCEIFGTTAMCPYDDPENSAWFPGMGTIMSPVTNPLVTDSDGDGCNDCLEATTLFTNPNVADTDSDGANDCQEYNAGSDPNNPDTDGDGLLDGAELNTFNTDPTSNDTDMDGCLDGVEVNTYGSNPLADPDSDNDGLTDCEEDGTYGTDRNDADTDNGGINDGDEVNIFNSNPLDPTDDCPTVRDTDGDGLTDCEEIDLGLDPSDPNDATPRGSGTVGFLDWGLCNSGASNPSIVLLMLLAVLMALLRKVDRAKMRKNLFLLIGLCIFLVSQPAQAINIHYVTPKILNPDGHQALSSTTLEPGKYAVGAYFTWTKNPLEFGPSGDGERLDDIVKWIFTQDVLMGFGVSDRFSFQVHAPFHVYNNVENFSQFTSTKEFNVGDITLQGLLQLQGKNWNAVGGTWGFGFVPFVTFPVGEENRFFGNQDITGGGYFVLDRWGGMKRHYITMNLGGRYRPNIENIGALEIGSEVMGKLGYVYRFLNSDGWQVFAELSGSMSLHEPKEVNSPGEMYLGLQKISKNQRWKWTMGTSRGGNNGYGAPEVRLYTGISYTNKSIPKKPTPPKPKPKPIPTPTPKPTPKPIQRQTGMLNLKIVDKYGEKINTQIKVMSDSQSQPLFEGEISELNKTVNEGVVMVMVGDGEKPLRKIFQIKPNQDNNYSIVYDQGKGEKLDLNGKIYFASGQYQLNVQAKAILLDAYEKIQKAKVNKLYVEAHTDSLGDAEKNLELSTERANAVRQYLIELGMDPRAVSAKGKGETDPIASNTTADGRALNRRVEFFVQ
- a CDS encoding ABC transporter substrate-binding protein, with protein sequence MKKLYVCLSLTITLSLLQTACIKKNKAPVSQKKVLNHALESEIKGFDPLFCDDKYTHEVQSQIFEKLFEYHYLKRPYQLQPMLAKKMPEISDDGLTYTIKLRKDVYFQKDPAFGQGEAQSQRKFNAHDVVYTYTRFADPHLKHTSWWILQDQIEGLDEAHEKMKTMTPPIDYKKIKVAGLTALDDRTVQIKLKRKNKQFLYLLAMPNTGIVAHEVVNQYKEDFINHPVGTGPFVLKNWVRNQKFEFVKNPTYRNVFYPKYGEPTDEAQGLLKTANQKLPLVDELVFWVYTERQPMWLNFRKGKLDFSVISKDAYQSVVNKDGSLKQEYVDKNMVLKTGDNLDIVMKVFNMADPVIGKNKPLRKAISASMNREEKIDLFYNGRAYVSHGPIPNGLEGYDPDLKDPNGYNVENAKKWFKEAQALHKKNHGTENIPPLLQDITARSFSRQMAEAMDYELKEIGYSSTTRVGTWPQFSERMKKSQGQFYPYAWNADYPDPENFLQLLYGGNKAPGPNSANFENAEYDKLYLEMKNMPDGQERNAIIGKMVKIIHEECPWVFFIHRKRGMLAQGWLKNYKAHAMNTAPMKYLDIDLEAKNKTLSTL